From one Methanobrevibacter woesei genomic stretch:
- a CDS encoding ABC transporter substrate-binding protein: MDKKLILAVVVLLVFIIGGAYSFLTNPVNEDIVTIGYLPSDHDAALFVAQAQGEYAAHGIETELVQFNNGGDLMTGMASGEVDIGYGGITPVLSAVEKGVPIKVVAGAQIEGSGIAVSPESDIDSPEDLAGKSIATPGEASIQYMLLQYYLEDNNMSTDDMNISAMKVAPMNDALNANKIDGMLTYEPYVTMAVENGNEMFIKSSEILPEHPCCVVAASERFIDENPDKLDTIISIHENATEFILENPDEAAELLPEDIVADVEIEKKAISGIKFVYGLNETYKQSIMDFMQIEVDLGILEEPIPATDIFWEG, translated from the coding sequence AGCTGTTGTTGTATTACTTGTTTTCATTATAGGTGGTGCATATTCTTTTTTAACAAATCCTGTTAATGAAGACATTGTAACAATTGGTTATCTTCCATCTGATCATGATGCAGCATTATTTGTAGCTCAGGCACAAGGGGAATATGCAGCTCACGGTATTGAAACCGAACTTGTTCAGTTTAACAACGGTGGGGACTTAATGACTGGTATGGCCAGTGGTGAAGTTGATATTGGTTATGGTGGAATTACACCTGTTTTATCTGCTGTTGAAAAAGGAGTTCCTATAAAAGTTGTTGCAGGTGCTCAAATTGAAGGAAGTGGTATTGCAGTAAGTCCAGAATCTGATATTGATTCTCCTGAGGATTTGGCTGGTAAATCAATAGCTACTCCTGGTGAAGCATCTATTCAGTATATGTTGCTTCAATATTATTTAGAGGACAATAACATGTCTACTGATGATATGAATATTTCTGCAATGAAAGTAGCTCCAATGAATGATGCTTTAAATGCTAATAAAATTGATGGTATGTTAACTTATGAGCCATATGTAACAATGGCTGTTGAAAATGGAAATGAGATGTTTATAAAATCTTCTGAAATCCTTCCAGAACATCCTTGCTGTGTTGTTGCAGCATCTGAAAGGTTCATTGATGAAAATCCTGATAAATTAGACACTATTATTTCTATTCATGAAAATGCAACAGAGTTTATTTTAGAGAATCCTGATGAAGCAGCAGAATTGTTGCCTGAGGATATAGTTGCAGATGTAGAAATAGAGAAAAAAGCAATTAGTGGTATTAAATTTGTTTATGGTTTAAACGAAACTTATAAACAAAGTATTATGGATTTCATGCAAATTGAAGTTGATTTAGGTATTTTAGAAGAACCAATCCCTGCAACTGATATATTCTGGGAAGGTTA